A stretch of the Polynucleobacter tropicus genome encodes the following:
- a CDS encoding MFS transporter, whose product MTVALSRRASDVRVIGLISLAHGSSHFFHLILPPMFPWLKNEFALNYAELGLLMSVFFVVSCVVQASSGFLVDRIGARPILFAGVGLLALAALTYSQSNGYWMLVMGAVIAGCGNGIFHPVDYTLINHKISPPNLPYAYSMHGVTGYLGWAAAPAFMVGIAQISDWRIAFLSAALLEAMILLILWMNKSQLIDNVKERHESVQESNSSSKSGATTEGTFAFLRLKAVWLCWIFFFFSMASTSSLQSFSPSALFKIYDLPVNVGNYYLTLLALGSAAGVLVGGYLAAKLYTPERIVSSFLSITIVICLLLATGLIPMQIIPIAFCTLGFGYGVVAPSRDLLVKLATPKGVAGRVYGIVYSGIDLGAAVGPFVFGFFMDAGLPKALFIGIALFQLMIIPTVFKVSSTSHKPA is encoded by the coding sequence ATGACTGTTGCGCTTAGTAGGCGTGCCAGTGATGTCCGGGTTATTGGTCTTATTAGCCTAGCGCACGGCAGCTCCCATTTTTTTCACCTGATTCTTCCGCCAATGTTTCCGTGGTTGAAGAATGAATTCGCACTCAATTACGCTGAGCTTGGACTATTAATGTCCGTCTTCTTTGTAGTTTCTTGCGTAGTGCAGGCATCTTCTGGATTTTTGGTTGATCGCATTGGTGCGAGACCCATTCTCTTTGCGGGGGTGGGCCTACTAGCTTTGGCTGCCCTTACTTATTCTCAAAGCAATGGATATTGGATGTTGGTGATGGGCGCGGTGATTGCGGGGTGTGGTAACGGTATATTTCATCCGGTTGATTACACACTCATTAATCACAAAATCTCCCCGCCAAATTTGCCTTATGCCTACTCTATGCATGGTGTAACAGGTTACCTAGGCTGGGCCGCAGCGCCGGCATTTATGGTGGGAATTGCGCAGATTTCAGATTGGCGCATCGCTTTCTTATCGGCAGCTTTATTGGAGGCAATGATTCTATTAATTCTTTGGATGAATAAGAGTCAACTGATTGATAACGTTAAAGAGCGTCATGAAAGTGTTCAAGAAAGTAATTCATCTAGTAAATCTGGGGCAACTACAGAAGGAACGTTTGCATTCTTAAGATTAAAAGCGGTTTGGTTGTGCTGGATATTCTTTTTCTTTAGCATGGCCTCTACTTCAAGCCTGCAATCATTTTCGCCCAGTGCGCTTTTCAAGATTTATGACTTACCTGTTAACGTCGGAAATTATTACTTAACGCTTTTGGCGCTTGGTAGTGCAGCAGGTGTTTTGGTGGGTGGGTATCTGGCTGCGAAGCTGTATACCCCCGAGCGAATAGTGTCGAGCTTTCTATCCATCACCATCGTCATTTGCTTGCTTTTGGCTACAGGTTTAATTCCTATGCAAATTATCCCAATTGCTTTTTGCACTTTGGGGTTTGGTTATGGTGTTGTTGCTCCTTCAAGAGACTTGTTGGTGAAATTGGCAACACCAAAAGGTGTTGCTGGGCGGGTTTACGGCATCGTGTATTCAGGAATTGATTTGGGTGCGGCTGTTGGGCCGTTCGTGTTCGGCTTCTTTATGGATGCCGGATTACCAAAAGCGCTCTTCATTGGTATTGCGCTATTCCAGTTGATGATTATTCCAACCGTATTTAAAGTTTCATCAACTTCTCATAAGCCCGCTTAA